The genomic stretch GATCTGCTAGCTGAATGGAAGGTGTTTCATCTGTTTGCATACTTTGAAAGACTTTATTTTCATTGCTGAGCAGATGCAGGTAGACACCGCTGTCCATCTGCCTTGTCCACTCTGTGAGCGCTTGAGAAGACAATCGATAAGCCGGACCAGCAGATGTCATTGCTGCGATACCAGTCAGCAAAAACAAAACAGAACAGATTAGAATTAAGGTACGTTTATAAATAAACAGCACACCCGTGCGTTTGCGCTGATAGCCTTTCTTCTTTTTTCTCACAAAAGAAGCTCCTCTCTTTTCGAATCTAGCTGAACTCTACTAGAATCTATGAGAGAGAAGCTGCAAGTAGAACCGCTGAAAGAAATCAGCGTGTATAATCAGAAGTATTGGTTGGGTCAACCTTTTCATGCAAAGCACCGTTAATACCTGATGCAATCACGTGTGCCATATCAATGATGAAGCCATCTACTTCTTTCGGTGTCACCATCAAGTTATGCCCAAGCGGCGTCAATACTTCGTGGATCAGCTGCCGTTTCTCTGCTTCATTGAGGCCGCCTACCATACCAAATATAGCTTGTTTTTGCTCCTCACTAGGCATATCTTCTTCTGTTAGCTCTTTTTTGCCAAATCGCATTCCTGCTGGCACTAATGCCTTGGAAGGTTTATCTTTCTCATTCCACTCTCGCCCGAAATGCTTAAATAGATAATCAATTGTATCGCTAGTAATAGTCACTGCATCAACGACGGTCGGGACACCGATACTAAATACCGGAATTCCGAGTGTTTCCTTACTTAATTCTTTGCGTTTGTTTCCCACGCCTGAACCAGGATGAATACCTGTGTCAGAAAGCTGAATGGTGCTATTCACTCGTTCGACAGAGCGGGCCGCTAATGCGTCGACAGCTATGACAAAATCAGGTTTTGTTTTTTCAATGATTCCGTGAATAAGGGTGCTTGTTTCAATACCCGTCGTCCCCATTACCCCTGGTGACACAGCTGATACAGGTCTGTATCCCTCTGCTACAGATTCCGGCTGCAGACGAAAAAGATGATTGGTGACCATAATTTTTTCCACCACATCCGGCCCAAGTGCATCAGGAGTAACATTTCCGTTCCCTAATCCGACGATTAAGCCGGTTGCGTCGGGAGCAATCTTATTTTCTTTTAACATCTGCTCCAGTTCCTTCGCTAGTACGAGCGCTGTTTCCTGCTGCTGCTTTGTATCTTGATTTTTTACTCCTTCGGTATAGATAGTAATATAAATACCGGCTTTTTTTCCGATTTGCTTGGCGCCTTCTTCATTTACCTGCACATAATTCACGGTTATTTCATCGGTTTTTTTCTCTGTAACGGAAATACCTGCTGCCGTCCCTTGTTTCTGTTCACTGGATAAGTAGAGATCCTTTGCCTCGATAGCTAAATCTGTACGTACTTGCAGCTGTTTGATCAATGTTATCCCTCCAATTTCTACAAATGTCAGCATTAGCATAAGCAGTTTCGCTGCTATTCATACGAAAAGTGACATCAACAATGAAACAACTATTGAAAACATCGCTGTGCTTTGGTACAATGGCTTTTGTTGTAAGATGAAATGTGCCGGAGGTGAAACAAACATGGCAAATATTAAATCAGCGGTTAAACGCATTCGTGTGAACAACGATAGCCGTCTAAGAAACCAAGCTTTGAAAAGTGACTTGCGTACTGCAGTGAAGCACGTGGAAACAGCTGTTTCCAACAACGATGCAGAAACTGCTAAAAAAGCACTTCTAACTGCTTCCAGCAAAATTGACAAAGCAGCTCAAGGTGGCGTAATCCACCGCAATAAAGCTAACCGTCAAAAGTCTAGCTTGACTAAAAAAGTCAACGCTATTGGTGCATAATAAGCTAAGAGAAACGATTCCTACTGGGAATCGTTTTTTAATAGGAAAAAGTCCGGAAGTTCAAACCATCCGGGCTTTTTTTCGTATTGCTGCAATTTGCTGGAGCAGCAGTTCAAATGCTAAGTTCTTCTCCATGCGACCTTGCTTTAAATCTGCATCTGTTTCAGCCGCGCGCAGCAAGATATGTTTTAATTCATCTTCAGAAAAATGTGCTTCCCGCTTCAAAGCCAGTTTAATGACAAATGGATGGCCTTTTATTACTTCAGCCATTTTTGCTTGATTATATCCTTTTTGCTTCAGCAGCTTCACATGCAGGATGGTTCGGAATTGCGAAGCTAATAATGCAATCAA from Terribacillus sp. DMT04 encodes the following:
- the gpr gene encoding GPR endopeptidase — encoded protein: MIKQLQVRTDLAIEAKDLYLSSEQKQGTAAGISVTEKKTDEITVNYVQVNEEGAKQIGKKAGIYITIYTEGVKNQDTKQQQETALVLAKELEQMLKENKIAPDATGLIVGLGNGNVTPDALGPDVVEKIMVTNHLFRLQPESVAEGYRPVSAVSPGVMGTTGIETSTLIHGIIEKTKPDFVIAVDALAARSVERVNSTIQLSDTGIHPGSGVGNKRKELSKETLGIPVFSIGVPTVVDAVTITSDTIDYLFKHFGREWNEKDKPSKALVPAGMRFGKKELTEEDMPSEEQKQAIFGMVGGLNEAEKRQLIHEVLTPLGHNLMVTPKEVDGFIIDMAHVIASGINGALHEKVDPTNTSDYTR
- the rpsT gene encoding 30S ribosomal protein S20, which translates into the protein MANIKSAVKRIRVNNDSRLRNQALKSDLRTAVKHVETAVSNNDAETAKKALLTASSKIDKAAQGGVIHRNKANRQKSSLTKKVNAIGA